The Imtechella halotolerans DNA window ACGCATTAAGTTTTCATTGGAAGCTTCATGAAAACGAGTATTAACAAGTTTGCCATATAGGAGTACTTCTTGTCCTATATGACTACTCATAGCTTTAGCCTGGATGCTGTTCTTAAAAGGTTCATTAATCAAACTAAAATAATCATACAGTGTAAAACCAAGTAATTCCATCTGATCATATGCGTCTTCAATCCAACTTGAAGGTAATTTAGGTAGTATAAAAGATTTATGTGTCGGTTTGAATAATTGCTTTTGAACTGTTCGCTGTTTATTGGCATTCAGCTTAAAAATAGCATGCCATAAAAGTGTGGCTTTAGAAATACCTGTAAATCTAAAAGCTCCAATTCTGATTAAAATGGTAAGTTGTTCAATACTAATCTGTACACGATCAATAAAATCATCTAATGAGATATATGGACCATTAAAGTTACGCTCGGTAAGTAGTCGTTTTATTGTATAATGCTCCAGGTTTTTCAAATAACCTAATCCCAAATAAATGGTAGTTCCGATGATTATATTAGGGTGATCACTTTGATTAATGCAAGGAGCTTCCACCTGTCCACCACATTTTATTGTTTCATGCACATAATGCTCTGTACTATAAAAACCTCCTCCATTGTTTAGGACAGCCACCATAAACTCCAGAGGGTAATAACACTTTAAATAAAGGCTCTGATAACTCTCTACCGCATAGGAAGCAGAATGCCCTTTAGCAAAAGCATATCCTGCGAAGCTCTTAATCTGATTCCATACCTCAAAGGTGAGATTATCATCATAGCCTCTAGCCCTGCAATTGGCAATAAACTTTTCTTCAACAGCTATAAATTCAGCCCGAGATCTGAACTTACCACTCATACCACGTCGTAACACATCAGCCTCACCCAAGGTAAGACCAGCAAACTGATGCGCTACTTTAAGCACATCTTCCTGATATACCATAATGCCATAAGTCTCCGGCATAATATCTAAAAGAATAGGATGTCCTTCTTTACGTAGTTCTGGATGACGTTGACGTTTGATAAACTCCTGTTTCATACCAGAACTTGATACACCAGGTCTAATAATTGAACTGGCAGCTACGAGTCCTAAATAATCCTGTGTTTGTAATTTTTGCATTAAACCACGCATAGCCGGTGACTCCACATAATAAGCACCGGTAGCCTTACCTTCTTTAAGCATGGCATTAACTTTAGGATCTGTTTTAAACTTCTCTACCTCAGTAATATCAATTGGTGGAGCTTCCGGCTTATTGTATTTGATAATCTCAAGTGTATCTTTGATTTTAGCTAGCCCACGCTGCCCAAGAATATCAAATTTAAAAATACCTATATCCTCCGCAATAATCATATCAAACTGCACCGTTGCAAACCCTTTAGGAGGCATATCAGTTGCTGAAAAATAATGAATAGGCTTATCCAAAATCAGAATACCACAGGAATGTACACTAACGTAATTGGGAAACCCTTGTATTAACGTACCATATTTAATGACCAAAGCACCAAATTCATCCTGTTCGGGCTTTTGATACCTGCCCACACTAAGTTTATCAATATCTTCTTTAGGCAACCCAAATACTTTTCCCAATTCTCTAACTACAGCACGATACTTAAATGTATTATAAACTGCTAAAAGCGCTACATTCTTAAATCGACTAAAAATATATTCTGTGATTTCTTCACGCTCCTTCCAGGAAAAATCGATATCAAAATCTGGTGGAGATGTCCTGTAAGGATTGATAAACCGCTCAAAATATAAATCTAGCTCAATTGGATCAACATCAGTAATTCCTATGAGATAGGCTACGATACTGTTAGCCCCACTACCCCGGCCCACATGTACAAATCCCTTTTGTTTTGAATAGTTTACAATGTCCCAATTAATCAAAAAATAGGACACAAAGTTCATTTCCCTAATAACTTTCAGCTCTACTTCTAATCGCTCTTTTACCTTCTGTGATGGATTAGAATAGCGCTTAGGAAACCCTTCCTCACAAAGTTTCTTTAAAAGCTCAAAATCGGCTTCTACACTTTCTAAATACAAGCTCTGATTTTGAGATATCCGGTTATTTCCAAACTCAAAGTATATTGTGCATTGTTCCAATAACTGCTCCGTATTACCTAAGATAAAATCAAACTGCTCAAATCGTTTTCTAAGTTCATTGAGAGTATACATTTTATCAGTCTCCCTACATTCTTCTGACTTAGGAAGCTTACTAAGTAGTATATTATTATCAATAGCACGTAACAAACGATGAGCATTAAAATCCCGTTTATTTCTAATGGTTACCTGCTGCTGTACTACTAGCTTATCCGTATAGCCTTTATAAATAGAAAAAGGCAAGCGTCTGAGATCCTCTACACCAACCCCTATAAACTCATAGGGCTTAAAATGAACTTTCTCCAGCTGCATTACCTGTTCTAAAGGGTAAATAACAAACACATTCTCAAACTCCGGAGCCATATCCGGAACTGCCTGCTTATTAATTGAAAGCTTAGACAAAAAGCTGTTGAGCTCATAAAAGCCCTCATTGTTTCTTGCGACTCCAACAAACCGTTGGCTTGCACCATTTCTAAAATCAATTCCAACGATGGGTTTTATACCAAAGTCTTTAGCCTTCCTAATAAAATTAAGACAGGCTGACGTATTGTTTATATCCGTTAACGCAAGTGATTTTATACCATGGGCTGCAGCCATCTCCAAAAGTTCAATCTCTGAAAATGTCCCGAACCTTAAAGAATAATATGAATGACAATTTAAATACATTACTGATTTCGATGTGCCAATAGTATTGGAGGTTCCCCGTTAAAAGGATTGCTTAATCTACCTATGGTCTTTGCACCTATAGCAGCCGCCTTTTGTACACTTAACTCCCCATAACGTTTTCTTATGGTATCCATAGCCTTATAGAGATTTAACATTTGCTCAGAATCATCAAACATATTGATTTGATAATTCCCCATTACCAGATCCGTAAGCTTCACGCCAACCAACCGGATTAATAAGCGTCTTTGATAGAGCTTATCAAATAATTCCATGATTTTTGGAATGATGATATGATCCGCATTGGTATATGGAATTTTGACCTGTTTGGTATAGGTATTAAAATCTGCATATCTAATTTTAACACTGATACAGCCCGTCATTCTATCACCAGTCCTAAGTCCGTAAGACAAACTTTCAGCCATAGCAAAAATGACAGTTCTTAACATCGAAACATCTATAGTATCTCTTTCAAAAGTGCGCTCCATTGAAATAGATTTACGATCATAAAAAGGAATCAATGGTGGATTATCCAGTCCATTTGCACGCATCCAAATGGTCTTTCCATTTTTACCTAATACACTAACCATCATCTCCAGTGGCATCTCCTGTACCACACTAATTTTATCAATTCCAAGATTTCGAAGTACTTGATACGTTTTATCTCCTACAGATGGAATTTTTTTAATCGATAAAGGTGCTAAAAAAGATTTTTCAAACCCTTCTCCAATCTGTAATTGATTATTTGGTTTAGCCTCACCTGTAGCTACTTTTGAGACAATTTTATTTGATGATAACCCAAACGATATTGGAAGACCTGTCTCCCTTATAATGGTTGAACGCAATTCCGAAGCATATTTATACGTTCCGAAAAACTTATCCATACCACTAAGATCAGCATAGAACTCATCCACACTGGCCTTTTCAAAAACTGGTACCTTTTCCTTAATAATATCAGTCACCATATTGGAATACTTAGTGTAAATAGACGCGTTACCACGAATCACAACAGCCTCGGGACACAAACGTTTAGCCAGTTTCATAGACATTCCTGAATGAACTCCAAATCGTCTGGTCTCATAACTACATGCCGAAACAACACCTCGATCACCTGTTCCTCCAACAAGTAAAGGCCTTTTCTGCAAACGACTATCAATTAATCGCTCACAGGACACAAAGAAAGTATCCAAATCAAGATGTAAAATTTGTTGTTTCATACCGCAAAGTTAGCTACATATAATAGTAATTATTGCTTATATTTGTAGCAATATGAAAATGATAGCGAAAAATATTAAGTACCTAAGAGAGCTAAAAGGCCTTACCCAGGAAACTTTTGCTGATAACATGAATGTTACTCGCTCAAGGATCGGATCCTATGAAGAAGGACGTTCTGCCCCTACTATAGAGTTTTTAATACATCTGTCTGACTATTTTAAAATTCCAATAGATATTCTATTACGGAATGATCTGACTAAAGCTCAAGACACTTCATTTATTGAGGTCGGAAATAAGCGTGTATTGTTTCCTATAATGGTAGATGAAAACAATGAGAATCTTATTGAAGTCGTTCCTGTTAAAGCTACAGCTGGATATCTTGCAGGCTACGATGACCCTGAATATATTGAGCAACTACAAAAAATCAAACTTCCGTTTTTACCCACAGGAAAACACAGAGCATTTCCCATTAAGGGAGATTCCATGCTTCCGATGAAAGACGGCTCATATGTTGTTGGTCGGTTTATAGAAGACAGAAATGACATTATAAGTGGTAAAACCTATGTACTGCTTACCTTAAATGATGGTATGGTATATAAACGTGTATACAACCAGATTGAAACCAATGGAACGCTTCGTCTTGTCTCTGACAACACTCTTTATGAACCGTATGAAATACCTATTGATGAAGTTCTAGAACTTTGGGAGTTTACCTGTAGTATTAATACTCAGGAATACGATGAGCGAGAACTAAAAATATCTAGTATCATTAGTATGTTTAATAGCCTTGGAGTGGAACTCAAAGCCTTAGAAAGAATAATGAAATGATGTACACGATTATTGATATAGAGACCACCGGACAAGGCAATAAAATAACTGAGATTTCCATTTTCAAATACGATGGAGATAAAATTGTTGATGAATTCACATCACTGGTCAACCCTGAGTCCTATATCCCCGATTATATCACAGCACTTACAGGCATTGATAACCACATGGTTTCAAATGCTCCAACATTCAAAGACCTTGCTGACAATATTCTATCCATCACTGAAGCCTGTATATTTGTTGCTCATAATGTCAACTTCGACTATACTATTATCCGTAACGAATTTAAAGCCATTGGAATTGACTTTACCAGAAAGAAACTCTGTACCATTAGACTAGCAAGGAAATTGATCCCGGGACATCATTCCTACAGTCTAGGCAAACTGTGTACAGCTCTTGGCATCACCATTGAAGATCGTCACCGAGCACGAGGAGATGCCCAAGCGACCGTCACTCTATTCAAACAAATTCTTGAGACTAAAGACTCAGAAAGTGTTATTTCAGATTTTTTAAAGAAGAATTCGAAAGAAGCTACACTACCACCCCATCTACCAAGTACTGTTTTCAATAACATCCCTAACGCTCCCGGCATCTATTATTTTAAAAACAAAAAAGGAAAAGTTATTTATGTAGGTAAGGCCAAAGATCTAAAGAAACGGGTTCTAGGGCATTTTTACGATAAGTCCGACAAAGAGCTCTCATTATGCCGAGAAACTACCGATATTGACTTTGAATTATCCGGAGGAGAGCTCATCGCGTTACTTATGGAAGACGCTGCCATCAAACACCATTTCCCGGAATACAATGTAGCTTCAAAACGAAACACTACCGCCTATGGTATATTTACTTATGAAGATAGAAATGGAATAATACATTTAGCCTTCAATACCTTAAAAAGAACAGTGGCACCATTTATCACATTCTACCATATAACTGATTGTAGAAATTTTTTAGAAAAGCTATGTATGCAATTCGAACTATGCCCAAAGTATTGTCATCTGCAAGAAGGTGTTCAGCAGTGTAGTCATTATAAAATTACTTCCTGTGGAGGTATATGTAAAAAAGAAGAATCAGTTGAAACATATAATCAAAGAGTCAATGAAGCGCTAAACTACACTTACAATAAGACATTAAATAAAATCATCAAACAACCAGGTCGTAACCTCGAAGAACAAGCATTTATACAAATCAAAAATGGCATCTATCTAGGATATGGTTTTATTGATAACTCAGAACAAATAACCAACTCAGAAGCCTTAGAAAACTACTTAATTCCTCAAAAAGACAATATCGATGTACAGAAAATATTGAGAAGACAAATAATGAATACGTAATTCATTAAACTAGGATTGTTAACGAACATTCATCAACCACAAATCCAACTAAATACTTTCTAATGTAAGAAATAGACTCTAATTTGCTTGTCTATAAAATAATGGAGTGATAATAGAATTACTTGGATATTGTTTCCCTAAATTTTGAAATATTTCGATAATTTTTTACTTAGTCAAAATATATATTCCTATATCCAATCCCTAAGACTTATTTTACTAATCACTGATATACCTTTTGCCAATTTCTACAGCAATCTCCCCTATAAATTCCCTTGGCACATCCATTATTCTATCGTAAAAAATATTAATAGTTGCGCTATTTATCGAATTTCTTCCTTTAAATTCTGGAATATTTCTAGTCTTATCATTTAATAATTCTTCAGAGTGTTTTATTGAGTTGTTTAGCACACGAATATTATTTATGTCTGAAAAGAAATTTAATTTTATTAAATCAATATTTCGTGTTTTAAAAAATTTAATCAAATCATTCCATTTGTACAACCCATTTTTAGATTCTCCATATGCTAAAGAAATCATTTTTTTAAGATGAATTTCAAATTGCATGTATAAATATACAATCCTCATTTGGTACAAAGAGAACAATTCTTTTTGTAAAATATAGATTTTCATTTCTGTTAGAAATTGTTTTCTTACATCCTCATTTCGTCTTCTACCCAAATCAATTATCTCTATTTTGATTTGCTCGGTCATTTTACTAATAATTGAATCAAAATGATTCTTTGGATAATTCGAGTGCATTGAATTAATTAGGTATAAATTAACTTCTCTTTCTGTCATAATTAATTGAATTAAGAAATCAAAACAATCCTGATAGCATAATAGAGTCAAGATAATAAAACCTTTTTATTCAAAAACAATAAAGAATGCATAATGTAATTATGAATATAAAGGTTTATTAAATTTATATCAACTCAATTAAGAAAATATTTTATTGGATTAAGAAAAATATTGACATATATTAAAATTCCTACATTAAAAACGGATACATCAAAAAAAAGTAAGTGCAGGTTATATGAAAATTTTAAGTAAATTTATTTATTAGCGATAACATTTTAAAGTATTAAAACCAATTAATCAAGAGATATGACAAAAATTAACCATCAATTTTTAAATGAAACTTTCTTCATTCCAAACTGGGAAATTTCCCACCTATTTCTAGGCACTTTTAACCCTGAAGGAGGTGATAAAGTAAATTATTTCTATGGTCGAAATAAAAACCAAACATGGAAATTATTAAGTGAAATATTTAATGATGATTTTAATCCTAAGAATTTCAATTTCTTTATAGGAAAACTAAAAAAACACAAAATTGCTTGTATGGACATGATCAAATCCGTAGAAGTCCCTGATGACAAAATTTCCTTCATAAATGGCAAAGGCTATTCAGATCCTAAACTCATTAACAATTCGATTAAAAGAGAACATAATACTTCAGAAATTCTAGATATAATTGCTCAAAATAAAGATATAAAAGTTTATTCAACTTGGGGAAAAGGATCAAATTTAGCAAGTTGGAGAAGAGAAATAGAAAAAATTAAAAATATAATACCGCTTGTATCTCCAAGTATGGCGGCAAAAGTGCCCCAAGGTGAAAAAAAGTACATTTACATGCAAAAGAATTGGTCTGAAAATATACATTCAAAATAGTGCTCAAACTTCTTACAAAACACCGTTTTAAGTTAGGTCTAGAATATTCTAACAAGCTTTATTTCAACTCTAAAAAATGTTTATTAACAAGCATATAGAGGACCCATTTCTGGTGGCCCTAGCTAATGGTGGATTTCAAGTAGAAGCATTGGTACAATAAAATTACCTAAAAGGAATCTTTATAAATACTAAAACCTAGGAATATGATAAAGCGAAACAACATACCAAATCCTATTTACAACAATATAACATAGTCTTATATGAAGCTTACTTTGAAAGTGAGGACTCTTTTTAGAACAGATGTTGTTTACAAAAAAAGAAAATAATATTAAGACTCATAGAGTTTAGACAAAGGCTACAAATCTGTTTTAATTTTTTAAATTCTAAACATTAATTTTAATGACTTACCAATAATAAATTATGTCATTATTTAAGAGATAAGTACAATAATTTACATTAATATCGTTCTTTAAAGTTCTAGGTGTATCCAATTTGAAATACCTCAAATCATGTATAGGGTATAATTAAAGAATATTTTGCAGTTTATTCATAGATAGAAAGTGGAAAAGGAAAATAAAAAATATCATTTTTTTTATGGTTTTGATTCTAAACCGAATCAAGTAAGATTCCATTTGGAGGATGATGATCCGTTAGTTAAAAATAAAGTGCTATTAATAAGTACCTACGGATTTAAAACTCCTGTAAATTTATTCTATGAAAAGCATTTTGAAAGGAATAATTTAAATGTAGTTGAACACTATTCTAATGACCAATTAAATATGTATTTCGAAACTGAAAACAAAGGAATTGATGATACTTTCGAGACAAAAGGATATGATAATACAGGGTGTCAATTTTTCTATAGGCTGTTTAAGGAGAATAAGGAATATGAAATGACAATTGATGGATGGGTGTCAGGGGAAAATGGAGTTTATCCGTTTGCGGATATAGGGGTTCGGATTAAAAAACTCTAATAGCGATTGTACACACTATTATTGTTGTAAATTACAACTGACTACTTTTACTCATTTATAAGATTTATTAAATTAAATCCTTAACTAGAAACTTTCCTTTTAGCAACTAAATACAAGTTTTTACACAATTTCATTAACACCTTCAATACTAAATCAAAACACTATATCATACTAATAAAATTATGCAAGTAGATGAATGAAATTTATATCAACCCAACAAAATTGATACAGTTACAAATATTTAACTATTTCGAATTAATTATATGAACCAAATCAAAAATAATTACTATTCAAAAAAAGAGGTGATGGAGCAATCCAAAATCTCTCTATCCTGTTTAACTAATTAGATATTAAAATGTAATTCTGAATATGTTGCCAATTTATTAAAATATAAAATTTTTGTACAGGTCCATTTTCTAAACTTAAAATTAATTCAAAACGGAGGTATGTCTAAATAGATTTTTAAATCTGACTCTTTAATTTTAATACAAATACGACTATTTACGTGATATTTATCGTAAAAACAATAATGTAGATATCCTTCATTTTCCCAATTAGGAATTTCAATTTTTAAATACATTGGTCCTTTGGAAATTTGATATGCATAACATAACGTGTGTATAAAAAAATCATAGAATCTTAACTTATTTGAAAAAGTTGTATCTACATGTTTAGAAAGTAGATATGGTAAGAAAATATGTGGTTTGTTTTGAAGTATAGCAAACCTCAAACATTTCGATAAAACTCCAATAGTAATTGTGTTCTTAAAAGCCATCCTAATAGTGTTAATTTCTAATCAATATCTTAGTTGGTTTAAATATTCCTTAAGTGTAATCGTTGTAATATTTAATCCTTTTGCCTTTATTTGAAGTCCATTATCAGAAGTTAAAAGAATAGGGTTTTCTGATTTGAATTTTAAAGCAACAGTGAGAATTTGGTTATCAGGAGACCGTCTATTATAGTCAATAGGTAATAAAGATGTATCAGATATTTCCATTCTTAAATTTCTCGTATCTATATGACGGTTAATTGATTTTAATGCCTTCTGCACATTTCTTTTTCCTACGTCATCTAATTTAGATTTTAAATTGTCTAATTCATCAATTACTTTAGAAGATAGTATTATGGCATATTCTTTACTAATTTTAGATATAATCTCTGGATAATCTATAAAGACGTTTGTGTCTATTATATAAAGGTTTTCCTTGTTTTTTTTAATCTCCTTTTTAGGTCTTTCAAACTTTGAAACATCAATTTTACCTATCACTTTTAGACCAATTCCGTTATCAGATTTTTGAGAACTGGAATGATGGCCTTTTGTAATGGTATCATCCAACACATTTTTCTGATTATTTATTTCTGATCTCTCTTTACTTGAATTTAATTTAGTGGGTTTTTGTACAGATTTAGTAATTTCACCAGATATTGGATTTACAATAAATGCAAATTCATTTTTAAGTTTGGAAAAATAGTTACCCACCTCATTGGGAAGGTTAACAAAACGGTCAAAATCCTGCTCAACTAAAATAAAAGTGCTTTTTTTAGCTCGACTTGTAGCTACATTAAATCTATTTAGATTAAATGAAAATGAACTTGATTTTGGTATTACATAAAAACAATAGTCTACATCCAAACCTTGCACTCTGTCTACAGATTCAATTAGGTAATTTCGTGAATTAGTCTTTGATTTTAAGTTCTGTTGCAAATGAATCAATGTTTCAATATATGGCGTTAATACAGCTATTTCATTACCTTTTAATACTGTCAACTCATTTAAAACCTTTACCAAAAAACGAATCATTTGATTTAAAACATCACCTTCTTTATTTGAAAACTGAACTAATGTTGGTCCGCCTTTGGAATGCGTTATTTCAGTTAACTTATCAAAACTATTTATATCAGTATCAATATTGTCGAATAAAGATTTTGATTGGATGGTATTGTTATAGAAGCAATTGGTATAAATTGTTGAACGCTCAGTAAGTCTGCGTGTTTCAGTTTTGCGATTAAAGGAAAAACCTTCGGTCTGGCTTAACGTATTCATACCATAAATGAGAGCATCAATATTGGGAAATACTTTGTAATTTTTGTTAGTGACAATCGGTACTATTTGCTTAGGGTCACCTACAACAATGACTTTTTTACCCACTTTACAAGCTGCTGCAATGGTTGTTAAATAAGCTTGTGAAGCTTCTTCTACAATTACATAATCATAAGATTGTGTTTGTTCTTCCCAAATTCTTGAAAACTGATAAAACGTTGTCAAGGTAAGATGTCCTTTGGAAGGAAGTAGGTCTTTGGCATTTAATAGTTTCGGAAACTTTTTTCTTTCTTCTATAGAAATCGGTAGTTTTGAAACACGCTGTTCATCAAAGAGTTTATCAAAGAATGGCTTTTCACAAACTTCTACCGCTGCTTTATTTGTTAAAGCAGTAATTAGAACAGATTTATTTGATAATACTAAACGTGAAACAAGATCTGCTACCTGATGCGTTTTACCTGTTCCTGGAGGACCTTGAAAAACATAGATTATAGATTTTTCAACTTCTGTAATTATTTGGTCTGCTATATCTATCTCTTCAGTAATTAGCTTTGGGTTTACATCACTTTTTAATTCATATTTAAAACTCAATATTTTTTCCCAAAGCTCATTGCCTTCAGTATTAAAGCTCTCACTAAATTCCATTAAATTCTGCAAATACTCAAAAGGCGGTATTGTTGGTCCAAAAGCTAATATTTGATTGTATTGTAGCCTTTCAATGAATTCGGAATCCATTTCTCTAATAAGCATTGTTATCCAGCCTTCACGTTTTGAAGGAATGTAGTCTACAATTTTTGTTTCTGTACAGTTTCTGCCTTTTATTAAATCTGAATACGTAAGGTTTCCCCAAGACTTCGGAAGTTCAAAATCTGGCTTTGGCCTGAAACAATTGAGTTTTTGGTCTAACCTTGGGGCATGTTTGCCTTTTCCAGTAGGTATGTCAACAAAAACATTACCTCTTTTTTCATCTAAACCACGGTATTGCCCGACATATACATCTCCGTTTTGAAATAGGGATACCCCGGTTGCATTCCAAGTTTTCTTTACAGAGAACTCTAATTCTTTAAGTTCTTCTGCATAAAATTTTACTTGATCTTCTTTTGTAACCATTATTCTATTACAATATTTTCGTCCATTACATTAGCCTCTTCATTTTTATTGAAAGTTCCTTTTTTACCTACCTTCTCAAAAAGACTCTCTTTCATTTGTTTGCTTGTCACTAAAATAAGATGAGAATCTGATTCTGTTTTATCAAATACATCATCGATCTCTTGTTCTCTCTTTTTGTTCGGCATCCTAAACAATACTTTCTCTTGTAATTCATCACTAAGAAGTTCCATTTTGTCCCTAAAGATTCTCATTTCAAACTTGGGATAAATTGCAATTAATTGGGTATGGCTTGAATCCAACATTTCCCAATGACTTTTATTTATAAATAACAAACCTCCTCTAGCACTTTTTACTATAAAGTCTATGCTATTGCCCTCTGAGTCTTTGATTCCATATAGAGCAGCGAAATTATTCTTACTATGACCTTCGTTTACCTCATATCCATTTTCCTTCAAATAGTATAAGACTTGCCTTTTAGCATTACTGTTTTCGTCATTCTGCCTATCTTCCGAAATACCGTATCGGTCTTGAATCATACGGTCAAAAGTTTCATTATAGTTTTCCTCTAATGGGTTTTCTTCAATCAATGAAGGGTCTTTTAGTGTTTTTCTTTCCCATTCTTTTAATTCATTAAGTTTATCTTTTGGAAAGGAATCAGGTAAATAATCAAGTAAATCCCCTTTCAATATGTTGGAAACATAATACTTACCTTCACCTGCTACTTTTAAATCCTGCACAAATCTGTTGACAATAATATTTTTAAAAGACCTTGTATATGGTATCCCGTCACCATCATATATGTAAATGGGGTAATCATTATAATGTTCCCATTTTTTATAAAATGGTTCTTCCCAAAGTTTAGATTTTTCTTGAAGTACTTGTTCATCTATAGACTCGGTTAATGCAATTTTTTCTACTGCAAAATGATTAACCATTTTACCGCAAATACTATCCACAAAAGCCACATCTTTATTATCAAACTTGACTTTTTCAAAAATAACATCATCGTATTCTTGATCCTCTTTAAGAAAGTAAAGTTTTGAAGTAAACTCTATTTTTTCTAACTTATAAAGTCTTTCTTTTTTATTATTAACTATCTGAATTACAGGGATTACAAAACCACTCAAACCATAGATATTAAGAGTTACAGAATCATTTATCCTCCTGATGATTTCTTTGTTTTTTGTTATTATTTCTGGACTATATTTAGATAACCATTTAATTGTATTCCACGTAATTTGTGAATTTGATTTAGCCTCTGTATAGAAGCTAATCATTTCATCTTTATCACTATTAACATCTATCATTAATTTTCTGAGGTTAACAATAGCGCTATCAGTGCCATTGTACCCTAACTTTGATAGAAACTGTAATCTATTTTCTTTGTCAATTTCTACCCATTGATTTAACCAAACAGGAATATATTCAGATTCGATAGCATTATTCTTGTCAACACAATTAGATAAAGTTAAACCATGAAAAATAAAATCTGATAGATCGGTAAATTCAATTTTGATTAAAAGATCTAAAAACTTTTGATATGAACTATGAAGTTGTTCTTCTGTACCGTTTTCTTTGTAGTGATCATCAAATTGTGATTTTTTCCATTTTCGATTATTCCCAAATGACATATCAAGCAATTGAAAAACAACTTGTTGAATAGAATAGAAGGTCGAAATCTCTTTTTCTATTTCATAATGAATCTCTTGAGGTTCTAAAATTCTTGTTTTAAAAATGTGTTTTC harbors:
- a CDS encoding DNA polymerase III subunit alpha, with amino-acid sequence MYLNCHSYYSLRFGTFSEIELLEMAAAHGIKSLALTDINNTSACLNFIRKAKDFGIKPIVGIDFRNGASQRFVGVARNNEGFYELNSFLSKLSINKQAVPDMAPEFENVFVIYPLEQVMQLEKVHFKPYEFIGVGVEDLRRLPFSIYKGYTDKLVVQQQVTIRNKRDFNAHRLLRAIDNNILLSKLPKSEECRETDKMYTLNELRKRFEQFDFILGNTEQLLEQCTIYFEFGNNRISQNQSLYLESVEADFELLKKLCEEGFPKRYSNPSQKVKERLEVELKVIREMNFVSYFLINWDIVNYSKQKGFVHVGRGSGANSIVAYLIGITDVDPIELDLYFERFINPYRTSPPDFDIDFSWKEREEITEYIFSRFKNVALLAVYNTFKYRAVVRELGKVFGLPKEDIDKLSVGRYQKPEQDEFGALVIKYGTLIQGFPNYVSVHSCGILILDKPIHYFSATDMPPKGFATVQFDMIIAEDIGIFKFDILGQRGLAKIKDTLEIIKYNKPEAPPIDITEVEKFKTDPKVNAMLKEGKATGAYYVESPAMRGLMQKLQTQDYLGLVAASSIIRPGVSSSGMKQEFIKRQRHPELRKEGHPILLDIMPETYGIMVYQEDVLKVAHQFAGLTLGEADVLRRGMSGKFRSRAEFIAVEEKFIANCRARGYDDNLTFEVWNQIKSFAGYAFAKGHSASYAVESYQSLYLKCYYPLEFMVAVLNNGGGFYSTEHYVHETIKCGGQVEAPCINQSDHPNIIIGTTIYLGLGYLKNLEHYTIKRLLTERNFNGPYISLDDFIDRVQISIEQLTILIRIGAFRFTGISKATLLWHAIFKLNANKQRTVQKQLFKPTHKSFILPKLPSSWIEDAYDQMELLGFTLYDYFSLINEPFKNSIQAKAMSSHIGQEVLLYGKLVNTRFHEASNENLMRFCTFVDREGDYFDTVHFHDTVHKYPIHGIGVYECYGKVIEEFGFCSIEIRKTRKLDLKPDPRLN
- a CDS encoding DNA polymerase Y family protein, which codes for MKQQILHLDLDTFFVSCERLIDSRLQKRPLLVGGTGDRGVVSACSYETRRFGVHSGMSMKLAKRLCPEAVVIRGNASIYTKYSNMVTDIIKEKVPVFEKASVDEFYADLSGMDKFFGTYKYASELRSTIIRETGLPISFGLSSNKIVSKVATGEAKPNNQLQIGEGFEKSFLAPLSIKKIPSVGDKTYQVLRNLGIDKISVVQEMPLEMMVSVLGKNGKTIWMRANGLDNPPLIPFYDRKSISMERTFERDTIDVSMLRTVIFAMAESLSYGLRTGDRMTGCISVKIRYADFNTYTKQVKIPYTNADHIIIPKIMELFDKLYQRRLLIRLVGVKLTDLVMGNYQINMFDDSEQMLNLYKAMDTIRKRYGELSVQKAAAIGAKTIGRLSNPFNGEPPILLAHRNQ
- a CDS encoding XRE family transcriptional regulator, coding for MKMIAKNIKYLRELKGLTQETFADNMNVTRSRIGSYEEGRSAPTIEFLIHLSDYFKIPIDILLRNDLTKAQDTSFIEVGNKRVLFPIMVDENNENLIEVVPVKATAGYLAGYDDPEYIEQLQKIKLPFLPTGKHRAFPIKGDSMLPMKDGSYVVGRFIEDRNDIISGKTYVLLTLNDGMVYKRVYNQIETNGTLRLVSDNTLYEPYEIPIDEVLELWEFTCSINTQEYDERELKISSIISMFNSLGVELKALERIMK
- a CDS encoding exonuclease domain-containing protein gives rise to the protein MMYTIIDIETTGQGNKITEISIFKYDGDKIVDEFTSLVNPESYIPDYITALTGIDNHMVSNAPTFKDLADNILSITEACIFVAHNVNFDYTIIRNEFKAIGIDFTRKKLCTIRLARKLIPGHHSYSLGKLCTALGITIEDRHRARGDAQATVTLFKQILETKDSESVISDFLKKNSKEATLPPHLPSTVFNNIPNAPGIYYFKNKKGKVIYVGKAKDLKKRVLGHFYDKSDKELSLCRETTDIDFELSGGELIALLMEDAAIKHHFPEYNVASKRNTTAYGIFTYEDRNGIIHLAFNTLKRTVAPFITFYHITDCRNFLEKLCMQFELCPKYCHLQEGVQQCSHYKITSCGGICKKEESVETYNQRVNEALNYTYNKTLNKIIKQPGRNLEEQAFIQIKNGIYLGYGFIDNSEQITNSEALENYLIPQKDNIDVQKILRRQIMNT